One genomic segment of Novisyntrophococcus fermenticellae includes these proteins:
- a CDS encoding FtsX-like permease family protein — translation MFFDLVRRNSKRNRRENGLFFSSLLAAVVAFYMILSLPNQGVMGFLKEMESDAVDRLLSLIPAFYVLTLFMLFFLIYFASKYQLERRSHELGMYLMMGMRRSKLFFMLLAEDLWSSLVSIGVGIPVAVLLSEIISLVTARVVGIGILGQQYTFSLTAVLWTVTGFLLIKLAAFLLLSGKFASKEVGTLLSPVPEGAKKRRPTVLYQISFIIGVLLLAAAYILAISGEAWYSLAIMGMALSMGISGTMLLFFGLRMLLDVLAKRQIGRSGLGIFTFRQLQEHVIGQPISLAVSSLLILGALCCFGFGVSMTLYYGNNDTHTLDYTFEDSENPLKIPEKLKDAGLENYFESLFDMRIGHIRSEEDNIGATLDMDEVLALIEQEPDSPAKSDLLDEYSNLYIPHAISLSGYNQLLAAAGEPPITLNSNQALIYGYESFTNKEKAKIINRILSQKPEIAIDNERLQLTGTIQTKNPVTDRSITLYFALIVPDEAFNRLTEETYTNYWDATLSPQFVQENGLMQAIQQMNQKLDATDITYESYLQNMGRQLFYQVASSYLTLYLAIIFLIIANTVIGMQFLTQQRKTGRRYQTLVRLGSNYEALCLSAKHQIRWFFALPAVVAAVGSLFGVRALFSGFLPPDMAESIPGLYCIAFVILFLLCVVEYGYMHVVIRASSKYILTQMEAKREE, via the coding sequence ATGTTCTTTGATCTTGTGCGCCGCAATAGTAAGCGGAACCGGAGGGAAAATGGACTTTTTTTCTCATCACTTCTGGCGGCTGTTGTGGCTTTTTACATGATTCTCTCACTGCCGAATCAGGGGGTTATGGGATTTCTTAAAGAGATGGAGAGCGATGCTGTGGATAGACTTTTAAGCCTGATACCAGCCTTTTATGTGCTAACATTGTTTATGCTCTTTTTTCTTATTTACTTTGCAAGCAAATACCAGCTGGAGCGGCGAAGCCATGAGTTGGGTATGTATTTGATGATGGGAATGCGCCGTTCCAAATTGTTTTTCATGCTTCTGGCAGAAGATCTGTGGAGCAGTCTTGTTTCAATTGGTGTCGGTATTCCCGTGGCAGTGCTGCTTTCGGAGATTATCAGCCTCGTTACAGCGCGGGTGGTTGGCATTGGTATTTTGGGACAGCAGTACACATTTTCCCTCACAGCAGTTCTTTGGACGGTAACAGGATTTCTGCTTATTAAATTAGCTGCATTTCTTCTGCTCAGCGGAAAATTTGCTTCTAAAGAGGTTGGTACTTTGCTTTCACCTGTCCCGGAAGGCGCAAAGAAGCGGAGGCCAACGGTACTGTACCAGATATCATTTATCATCGGTGTTTTGCTGTTGGCAGCAGCATATATACTGGCAATCAGCGGTGAAGCGTGGTATTCACTGGCAATTATGGGAATGGCTTTGAGTATGGGCATTTCAGGAACAATGCTGCTGTTCTTTGGTTTACGCATGCTGCTGGATGTGTTGGCGAAGCGTCAGATAGGCAGATCCGGTTTGGGGATATTCACGTTCCGACAGCTGCAGGAGCATGTAATTGGGCAACCGATTTCGCTGGCTGTCAGCTCCCTTTTAATTCTTGGTGCGCTTTGCTGCTTTGGGTTTGGTGTTTCTATGACACTCTATTACGGAAATAATGATACACATACGCTGGATTATACCTTTGAAGATTCAGAGAACCCTTTGAAGATTCCTGAAAAACTGAAAGATGCGGGATTGGAAAATTACTTTGAATCCCTTTTTGATATGCGCATCGGTCATATTCGAAGTGAAGAAGACAATATAGGAGCAACGCTCGATATGGATGAGGTGCTGGCGCTGATAGAACAGGAACCGGATTCCCCTGCAAAGTCCGATCTTTTGGATGAATACAGCAATCTTTACATCCCTCATGCCATTTCTCTTTCAGGCTATAATCAGCTTCTGGCCGCGGCAGGCGAGCCACCAATCACGCTCAACAGCAATCAGGCGCTTATTTATGGCTATGAGTCCTTTACCAACAAAGAAAAAGCGAAAATCATAAACCGTATACTCTCGCAAAAGCCGGAAATAGCAATCGATAACGAACGTTTACAGCTAACAGGAACCATACAGACCAAAAATCCCGTAACAGACCGGTCTATTACACTTTATTTTGCATTAATCGTTCCGGATGAGGCCTTTAACCGATTGACAGAAGAGACTTACACGAATTATTGGGATGCAACATTGTCGCCTCAGTTCGTGCAGGAAAACGGGCTAATGCAGGCAATTCAACAGATGAATCAAAAGTTGGACGCAACGGATATTACCTACGAAAGCTATCTGCAAAATATGGGACGGCAGCTTTTTTATCAGGTTGCTTCCAGCTATCTCACGTTGTATCTCGCAATTATTTTTCTTATCATAGCCAATACAGTTATTGGAATGCAATTCTTAACACAGCAGCGTAAGACCGGCCGACGGTACCAAACACTGGTGCGGCTGGGCAGCAATTATGAAGCACTCTGCCTTTCTGCAAAACACCAAATTCGATGGTTCTTTGCTTTACCGGCGGTCGTCGCAGCAGTGGGTAGCCTGTTCGGAGTCCGGGCCTTATTCTCCGGGTTTTTGCCGCCGGATATGGCGGAAAGTATTCCAGGGCTCTATTGCATCGCTTTTGTAATACTTTTTCTCCTTTGTGTGGTAGAATATGGGTATATGCATGTCGTGATAAGAGCCAGTTCAAAATATATTCTGACACAGATGGAAGCAAAAAGAGAAGAATGA
- a CDS encoding ATP-binding protein: MISRELYMSRIRPFIGNELIKVLTGIRRSGKSVMLDLIQRELVASGVNEDQFISINFENMSNAHLCFAEALHEEVTQRVSGISEKAYLFFDEIQEVVGWEKCINSFRVEFDCDIYITGSNAKLLSGELATYLAGRYVEFVIYPFSFGEFSELYHTIFPDADSRTMFTRYLTDGGMPYLSNLRYAEQPSRQYLQDLYNSVVLKDIVKRNSIRDVDLLERIIAYITANVGTTFSATAISKYLKSEGRTVAPETILNYIKACEDAFLFYRVRRQDLQGKKILTVNEKYYIADHGIREAVFGGNMKDINLIFENIVYMELLRRGYKVTVGKAGEKEIDFIAEKQTQKLYVQVAYLLASEETIQREFGAYDTIRDNFPKYVVSYDEFDMSRDGLKHMNIRDFLLSKQWD; this comes from the coding sequence ATGATTAGTCGCGAGTTATATATGAGCCGCATCCGTCCCTTTATCGGAAATGAGCTTATTAAAGTTTTAACCGGCATCCGCCGAAGCGGAAAGTCCGTCATGTTGGATTTGATCCAGCGAGAGCTGGTCGCCTCCGGCGTGAATGAGGATCAGTTTATTTCTATCAACTTTGAAAATATGAGCAACGCACACCTTTGTTTTGCCGAGGCACTGCATGAGGAGGTCACTCAGAGGGTAAGCGGTATCTCTGAGAAGGCATATCTTTTTTTTGATGAGATTCAGGAAGTCGTAGGCTGGGAAAAGTGCATCAATTCCTTTCGGGTTGAATTTGACTGTGATATCTATATCACCGGCTCAAACGCCAAGCTGCTTTCGGGGGAGCTGGCCACATACCTTGCCGGTAGATATGTGGAATTTGTGATTTATCCCTTTTCCTTTGGAGAGTTCTCGGAGCTGTATCATACCATTTTCCCTGATGCCGATTCGAGAACGATGTTTACCCGATACCTTACCGACGGCGGGATGCCGTACTTGAGCAACCTCCGCTATGCTGAACAGCCGAGCCGTCAGTATCTGCAAGACCTCTATAACTCCGTTGTCCTGAAAGACATCGTCAAGCGCAACAGCATTCGTGATGTGGACCTGCTGGAGCGTATCATCGCATACATTACGGCAAACGTCGGGACGACTTTCTCCGCTACGGCGATTTCAAAATATCTTAAAAGCGAGGGTCGCACGGTTGCGCCGGAAACCATCTTAAACTACATTAAGGCTTGCGAAGATGCCTTTCTGTTTTACCGTGTCCGCAGGCAGGATTTGCAGGGGAAGAAGATTCTCACCGTCAACGAAAAATACTACATTGCCGACCACGGAATCAGAGAGGCTGTTTTCGGCGGGAATATGAAGGATATTAACCTCATTTTCGAGAACATCGTGTATATGGAACTCCTGCGGCGGGGGTACAAGGTCACCGTTGGAAAAGCAGGAGAAAAAGAGATTGATTTTATTGCTGAAAAGCAAACACAAAAGCTCTACGTTCAGGTAGCTTATCTGCTGGCATCCGAGGAAACGATCCAGCGTGAATTCGGAGCATATGATACGATCCGGGACAACTTCCCAAAGTATGTTGTATCCTATGATGAATTCGATATGAGCAGGGACGGATTAAAGCATATGAATATCCGTGATTTCCTGTTATCTAAGCAATGGGACTGA
- a CDS encoding ABC transporter ATP-binding protein: protein MKNAILEIESLRKYYGKQENQTKALNGISFRALPGEFLGIMGASGSGKTTLLNCIATVIRPTEGHILMGGVEIDALKGSQLADYRGKEIGYLFQNFELLDNLTGQENILLPLSIHGVAEKEGNKRLRELAEYFEITDVMSKFPSQMSGGQKQRVATARALILNPQMILADEPTGALDSKNARILMEKLAGLNHMQQSTILMVTHDSNAASFCSRILFIQDGVIFHELRRKEPNETQQQFYERILAVMAQLGGGSANVL from the coding sequence ATGAAAAATGCAATTCTGGAGATTGAATCTCTGCGAAAATATTATGGTAAACAGGAGAATCAAACAAAGGCACTAAATGGTATCTCTTTCAGGGCGCTGCCCGGTGAATTCCTTGGCATTATGGGAGCCAGCGGATCGGGAAAAACGACATTGCTCAACTGTATCGCCACGGTCATTCGCCCCACAGAGGGACACATTTTGATGGGTGGTGTGGAAATTGATGCATTGAAAGGCAGCCAGCTGGCAGATTACCGGGGGAAAGAAATCGGATATCTGTTTCAAAACTTTGAATTGCTGGACAACTTAACAGGGCAGGAGAACATTCTTTTACCCCTTAGCATTCATGGAGTTGCTGAAAAGGAGGGAAATAAGCGTCTGAGGGAGTTAGCGGAATATTTTGAAATTACCGACGTGATGAGTAAATTCCCCTCTCAAATGTCTGGCGGTCAAAAACAGCGTGTGGCAACAGCCCGGGCACTTATTCTTAATCCTCAAATGATTCTTGCAGACGAGCCTACCGGTGCACTGGATTCTAAAAATGCTCGTATATTAATGGAAAAGCTGGCGGGCCTTAACCACATGCAGCAGTCCACTATTTTAATGGTTACCCATGATTCCAATGCCGCCAGTTTCTGCAGCAGGATTCTCTTTATACAGGACGGAGTCATTTTCCATGAGCTGCGCCGAAAAGAACCAAACGAGACACAGCAGCAGTTTTATGAACGTATTCTTGCTGTCATGGCACAATTGGGAGGAGGAAGCGCAAATGTTCTTTGA
- a CDS encoding ABC transporter ATP-binding protein produces the protein MNLLSVQGITKHYPGFILHDITFSLPQGRIMGLIGKNGAGKTTTLKSMLNLVRPENGRIEMFGRNFMENEERCKQSIGVVLGEIDFYKHKKLAYITEVTKRFYRNWNEEAYQKYMGAFGLDPQKCVKELSSGMKVKYMLTLALSHNARLLLLDEPTSGLDPVSRNDLLELFRQIVKDGERSILFSTHITSDLEKCADDITYIKDGKLLKSAEKSVFIKSFQSLKEPDEIGELSLEDIMIRTERRRYDI, from the coding sequence TTGAATCTATTATCCGTACAAGGGATAACAAAACATTATCCGGGCTTTATACTACATGATATTACATTTTCTCTGCCACAAGGCAGGATTATGGGGTTAATTGGAAAAAATGGCGCAGGAAAGACCACAACCTTAAAATCCATGTTGAATCTGGTTCGCCCGGAGAATGGGAGAATTGAAATGTTTGGGCGTAACTTTATGGAAAATGAAGAACGTTGTAAGCAAAGCATTGGGGTGGTCTTAGGTGAAATCGATTTCTACAAACATAAAAAGCTGGCGTATATTACAGAGGTTACAAAGCGTTTTTACCGAAATTGGAACGAGGAAGCCTATCAAAAATATATGGGGGCTTTTGGGCTTGACCCACAAAAATGTGTAAAAGAGCTTTCGTCTGGTATGAAAGTGAAATACATGTTGACCCTTGCGTTATCCCATAATGCCAGGCTGCTGCTTTTGGATGAACCTACAAGCGGACTGGATCCGGTATCACGTAACGATTTGTTGGAACTGTTTCGACAGATTGTGAAGGATGGTGAAAGAAGCATCCTTTTTTCTACGCACATTACATCTGATTTGGAAAAATGTGCCGATGATATCACCTATATCAAGGATGGGAAGCTTCTGAAAAGTGCTGAAAAATCCGTTTTTATCAAGTCTTTTCAAAGCCTGAAAGAACCGGATGAAATCGGGGAATTGTCTCTGGAAGATATTATGATTCGTACGGAAAGGAGACGCTATGATATTTAA
- a CDS encoding type IV toxin-antitoxin system AbiEi family antitoxin domain-containing protein, protein MTKTEQIRELFKKHNNILSTAELTSNKIYYADIQKLLNEGLIEKIKRGYYHWINESNSSEVVIINSLFPDAILCMDTALFYYGYSDRNPAEWHLAIDKNVSKQRVKIDYPFIKAYRTEPYLLPLGETTGTIDETPVRIYDKDRTICDCLKNMNRMDKEVFNKAIQSYVKDPKKNIPNLMQYAKDLRVQKKVKDLIGVWL, encoded by the coding sequence ATGACTAAGACGGAACAAATCAGAGAATTGTTTAAAAAACATAACAATATCTTGAGCACCGCTGAATTGACTTCTAATAAAATATATTATGCCGACATTCAAAAGTTATTGAATGAAGGTTTGATTGAGAAAATAAAGCGTGGATACTATCATTGGATTAATGAATCCAACAGCAGCGAGGTTGTTATTATTAACAGCCTATTTCCTGATGCAATCCTCTGTATGGATACAGCCCTTTTTTATTATGGATATAGCGACAGAAACCCTGCGGAATGGCATTTAGCCATAGATAAAAATGTGTCTAAGCAGCGTGTAAAGATTGATTATCCATTTATTAAGGCTTACCGCACAGAACCTTACCTGTTGCCCCTTGGGGAAACTACGGGAACTATTGACGAGACTCCTGTTCGTATTTACGATAAAGACCGCACAATTTGTGATTGTCTGAAAAATATGAATCGCATGGATAAAGAAGTATTTAATAAGGCAATCCAGAGTTATGTGAAAGACCCAAAAAAGAATATTCCAAACCTTATGCAGTATGCAAAAGATCTACGAGTTCAGAAAAAAGTAAAAGATTTGATTGGAGTGTGGCTGTGA
- a CDS encoding helix-turn-helix domain-containing protein produces the protein MATDYSHLLDEYPEKICQDQFYRICHISKRKATWLLENGYIPCEDTGKKTRRFKIRITDVIEYLTRLEDSPESLLTPPGIFSSGIKYRPKNKVVEPIDSDKFMKMLKKRWSSFPDALTVSDVIKMTGYCQTTISEWISKEKLFGVWYRNKYLIPKDCLIEYMATKAHRITQKSKKHMSLIRKFQEQQLQA, from the coding sequence ATGGCAACTGATTACTCTCATCTTCTGGATGAATACCCGGAAAAGATATGCCAAGACCAGTTTTACAGAATTTGCCACATAAGCAAACGAAAAGCCACATGGCTTTTAGAGAATGGGTATATCCCCTGCGAGGATACAGGAAAAAAGACCCGTAGGTTCAAAATCCGAATAACGGATGTGATAGAATACCTTACCCGCTTAGAAGATTCTCCGGAGTCCCTGCTGACACCTCCCGGAATTTTTTCAAGCGGAATAAAATATAGACCAAAGAACAAAGTTGTGGAGCCAATAGATTCAGATAAATTTATGAAGATGTTGAAGAAAAGGTGGAGCAGCTTTCCGGATGCCCTTACCGTGAGCGATGTTATAAAAATGACGGGCTACTGCCAAACCACAATATCAGAATGGATATCGAAAGAGAAATTATTCGGAGTGTGGTACCGCAACAAATACTTGATACCAAAGGACTGCCTGATAGAATACATGGCAACCAAAGCTCACCGCATCACTCAGAAATCAAAGAAACATATGAGTCTGATACGAAAATTTCAAGAGCAACAGCTACAGGCTTGA
- a CDS encoding AraC family transcriptional regulator has protein sequence MRRRKMTQAAFEQQATDKKILDIALEYGYTSPTSFNRAFQKVHGISPFNSETQGNVLNAYPPIHFTVTITGGSAMSYLMEMKQAMRMVGIRIPLIENMDENQQIVPEFWNDAFKSSKFLLLHGWCLKIMDNSKSLYKAFSNAFLPSVFQSIRGKANGAPFFCYHSMNSKTKLGRGDLKRILTDEGSQLRTEAFRLKVLLQM, from the coding sequence ATACGTCGGCGCAAAATGACACAAGCCGCTTTTGAACAGCAAGCCACCGATAAAAAGATTTTGGATATTGCACTGGAATATGGCTACACTTCGCCAACTTCATTTAATCGGGCATTTCAAAAGGTGCATGGAATATCACCGTTTAATTCAGAAACACAGGGGAATGTATTAAATGCCTATCCCCCTATCCATTTCACCGTAACGATTACAGGAGGTAGTGCTATGTCTTATCTTATGGAAATGAAACAAGCGATGCGAATGGTCGGTATTCGTATTCCGCTGATAGAAAATATGGACGAAAATCAACAGATCGTTCCCGAATTTTGGAACGATGCCTTCAAGAGCTCGAAATTCCTGCTGCTACATGGGTGGTGTTTGAAAATAATGGACAATTCAAAGAGTCTGTACAAAGCATTTTCAAATGCTTTCTTACCGAGTGTCTTTCAGTCTATCCGGGGAAAAGCAAATGGCGCACCGTTCTTTTGCTATCACTCCATGAATTCCAAAACAAAATTAGGTAGAGGAGACTTGAAACGGATTCTTACTGACGAAGGGAGTCAGCTACGGACAGAAGCATTTAGGCTGAAGGTTCTTTTGCAGATGTGA
- a CDS encoding nucleotidyl transferase AbiEii/AbiGii toxin family protein encodes MADIATSVLAKLKNKAKASGISYQQCLQLFMQEEFLRKLSKSPYTSNLILKGGLFIYTLTNFESRATIDVDFLLRQQGNSIEDIRKMIEEIIAEPTGNDYIKMTTNGFEEISPQRKYKGISTQIIGKIKNVRVPFNIDIGVGDVIIPRAEIRKINTQLPDFEIPEIHTYSLESTIAEKFDAILQRYELTGRMKDFYDIYYLAKTFDFDGLKLQTAIFETLQNRGTPYEKNSFQRIVCLAEDTDMQVKWRYFLKNIKDGSLDFSVVIEEIRIFLEPVFEAIVGESEWQKMWDSKSEKWKG; translated from the coding sequence ATGGCTGATATAGCGACATCTGTTCTTGCTAAACTTAAAAACAAAGCAAAAGCCTCCGGTATTAGTTATCAGCAATGCCTACAGCTTTTTATGCAGGAAGAATTTCTCCGCAAGCTTTCAAAATCACCATATACATCGAATCTCATTCTTAAGGGTGGCTTGTTTATTTATACTCTGACGAATTTTGAAAGTCGTGCGACCATTGATGTGGATTTCTTGCTCAGGCAACAGGGTAATTCGATAGAAGATATCCGTAAGATGATTGAAGAAATCATTGCCGAACCAACAGGTAATGATTATATAAAAATGACTACCAACGGGTTTGAAGAAATCTCTCCACAGCGAAAATACAAAGGTATCAGTACCCAGATTATAGGCAAAATCAAGAATGTGCGAGTACCATTTAATATTGATATTGGTGTAGGTGACGTTATCATTCCAAGAGCCGAAATCAGAAAAATAAATACGCAATTGCCTGATTTTGAAATTCCTGAGATTCACACTTACTCCCTTGAAAGTACAATAGCTGAAAAGTTTGATGCAATTCTTCAACGATATGAACTGACAGGTCGTATGAAAGATTTTTACGATATTTACTATTTAGCCAAAACATTTGATTTTGATGGATTGAAATTGCAGACAGCAATATTTGAGACATTACAAAATCGAGGAACTCCATATGAAAAAAATAGCTTTCAGCGGATAGTATGTCTCGCTGAGGATACTGATATGCAAGTCAAGTGGCGATATTTCTTGAAGAATATAAAAGATGGCTCGCTTGATTTTTCAGTTGTGATAGAAGAGATACGGATTTTTCTTGAACCAGTATTTGAGGCGATAGTGGGTGAGTCGGAATGGCAAAAGATGTGGGATAGCAAGTCAGAGAAATGGAAAGGGTGA
- a CDS encoding sensor histidine kinase, which translates to MKNDFLRAIKKHALWFLLFMGLSLLYALALWLSESEAFLRLWLVIAIGSLLIFLTALFFVCRVEKQRETAFLEFLNHPDEMTETKILHLFSRQDGVFIRHVGALIREKEQANRVLMTQVNDYEEYVESWAHEIKTPLSLLTFFLDNRRDDLQPVVYQRLDYVRSQMQGLVEQMLYYARLKSRQKDYLFEWLSLTECCEESLGNFQPLLNEKGFQVIKVLPPLSVLSDYRGLLFIINQVLSNAIKYTKSTGIPELRLTAEQKEQGIILCIKDNGIGIQPWDLPCLFQKGFTGDTGKYRKKATGMGLYLANEMAKDLKIELDIRSTPQSGTEMIFRFPIINPEFKPSVKQQYVRN; encoded by the coding sequence ATGAAGAATGATTTTCTGCGTGCCATAAAAAAACATGCGCTCTGGTTTCTACTCTTTATGGGGCTCAGTCTTCTGTACGCGCTGGCACTGTGGCTTTCAGAAAGTGAAGCCTTTCTACGGCTTTGGCTTGTAATTGCAATCGGTTCTCTGTTGATATTTTTAACGGCACTATTTTTTGTGTGCCGTGTGGAAAAACAAAGAGAAACAGCTTTTCTGGAGTTTCTCAATCATCCGGATGAAATGACCGAAACAAAAATCCTGCACCTTTTCAGCCGGCAGGATGGTGTGTTCATCCGGCACGTTGGGGCTTTGATCCGGGAAAAGGAACAAGCGAATCGGGTTTTGATGACACAGGTAAATGATTATGAGGAATATGTGGAATCCTGGGCACACGAGATCAAAACTCCGCTTTCTCTTTTGACATTTTTTCTGGATAATCGCAGGGATGACTTACAACCTGTTGTTTATCAACGACTCGATTATGTACGTTCACAGATGCAGGGATTGGTAGAGCAGATGCTCTACTATGCAAGACTCAAGAGCAGACAAAAGGATTACCTGTTTGAATGGTTGTCCCTTACAGAATGCTGTGAGGAATCGTTGGGGAATTTTCAACCATTGCTCAATGAAAAAGGATTTCAAGTCATAAAAGTATTGCCGCCGCTTTCTGTTCTTTCTGACTATCGGGGTTTACTATTTATCATTAACCAAGTACTCAGTAATGCTATTAAATATACGAAAAGCACAGGAATACCAGAGCTGCGTCTAACGGCGGAACAAAAGGAACAAGGAATTATCCTTTGTATCAAGGACAATGGGATTGGTATACAGCCGTGGGATTTACCATGCTTGTTTCAAAAGGGATTTACCGGCGATACCGGTAAATACAGAAAAAAGGCAACCGGCATGGGACTTTATCTTGCAAATGAAATGGCAAAGGATTTGAAAATCGAACTGGATATTCGTTCAACGCCACAGAGTGGCACTGAAATGATTTTTCGTTTCCCGATTATAAATCCCGAATTTAAACCTTCTGTAAAGCAGCAATATGTCCGCAACTGA
- a CDS encoding lactate utilization protein codes for MDVIIEKAINNLSKNNMAGFYVESKEELLSLISMQLKVGEKIGCGDSVTLEQTGVFEYLRKGSYTFYDKHKPNLTSEEKREIYLKNFSADSFITGTNAITIDGKLFNIDGNGSRVAPMLYGPQQVIVVVGTNKLVDTVENAVHRVRQIAAPMDAKRLNRNTPCVKPGKCIDCKHEQRICNDFVLITRQFLKDRIKVIFIEGNYGY; via the coding sequence ATGGATGTAATAATAGAGAAAGCTATCAACAATTTAAGTAAAAATAATATGGCGGGGTTTTATGTGGAAAGTAAAGAAGAATTACTTTCTCTCATTTCTATGCAACTGAAAGTCGGCGAAAAAATTGGATGTGGAGATTCTGTTACATTAGAGCAGACCGGAGTATTTGAATATCTTAGAAAAGGATCTTATACTTTTTATGACAAGCATAAGCCAAATTTAACGTCAGAAGAAAAAAGAGAAATATATTTAAAAAATTTTAGCGCAGATTCATTCATTACAGGTACAAATGCCATTACCATTGATGGTAAACTTTTTAATATAGACGGAAATGGCAGCCGTGTCGCCCCTATGCTTTACGGTCCCCAACAGGTTATTGTTGTAGTTGGGACAAACAAATTAGTAGATACTGTAGAAAATGCTGTACATCGAGTAAGGCAGATTGCAGCACCAATGGATGCAAAAAGATTAAATAGAAATACGCCATGTGTAAAGCCTGGGAAATGTATCGACTGTAAACATGAACAGCGTATTTGTAATGACTTCGTTTTAATTACAAGACAATTTTTAAAAGACAGAATCAAAGTAATTTTTATAGAGGGTAATTATGGTTATTGA
- a CDS encoding response regulator transcription factor gives MKKIVIVEDDPFMREELREIFEKEGYPVVCIAEFDHVTDNIIQAAPGLVLLDINLPGISGFDICRELKRKAMLPVLVLTSRDQMKDELHALNLGADEYLTKPCRKERLLARAANLLRRYEGRSQLRPGMDFLLDSQTYTLYIHDRSVVLPPNQGRLLEAFLAHPGELMKKETLCMVLWGTTEFIDENALQVNLTRLKKTMRELTMMQQIETVRGLGYRLIAKEEKDEE, from the coding sequence ATGAAGAAAATTGTGATTGTGGAAGATGATCCGTTTATGCGGGAGGAACTGCGTGAAATCTTTGAGAAGGAGGGGTATCCGGTTGTTTGCATTGCAGAATTTGATCATGTAACAGACAATATTATACAGGCGGCTCCCGGCCTTGTCCTACTTGACATCAATCTACCCGGAATCAGTGGTTTTGATATTTGCCGGGAGCTGAAGCGTAAGGCGATGTTGCCTGTCCTGGTGCTAACCTCTCGTGATCAGATGAAAGATGAACTCCATGCGCTGAATTTGGGGGCGGATGAGTATCTGACAAAACCTTGTCGGAAAGAACGATTGCTTGCCCGTGCAGCTAATCTGCTTCGACGATATGAGGGGCGCAGCCAGCTGCGCCCTGGTATGGACTTTTTATTGGATAGCCAGACCTATACGCTGTATATTCACGATCGATCTGTGGTGCTTCCACCAAATCAGGGCAGATTGCTGGAAGCCTTTTTAGCTCATCCTGGTGAGCTTATGAAAAAAGAAACACTTTGCATGGTACTATGGGGAACAACAGAGTTTATTGATGAAAATGCTCTGCAGGTAAATTTGACCCGCTTGAAAAAGACGATGAGAGAGCTTACAATGATGCAGCAAATTGAGACAGTGCGCGGACTCGGCTACAGACTGATTGCAAAGGAGGAGAAGGATGAAGAATGA
- a CDS encoding helix-turn-helix domain-containing protein, with product MNNLNNNIAANLRYLRNHSRLSQEEVAQKTGVTRQAVAKWENGDSLPDICNCEALADLFEVSLNDLVRYNSKQNGVPIGPKDKYIFGTVTIGERGQIVLPKKARDTLHLKSGDTLVVLGDGNPATAGIALISSNTFLRMTGNTISAIFSSEEDKI from the coding sequence ATGAATAATCTTAATAATAATATTGCTGCGAATCTACGTTATCTTCGAAATCACAGCCGCTTGTCACAAGAGGAAGTTGCCCAGAAGACCGGTGTTACGCGGCAGGCTGTGGCAAAGTGGGAAAATGGTGATTCCCTACCGGATATCTGCAACTGTGAAGCGCTGGCAGACTTATTTGAGGTATCTCTGAATGATCTGGTACGCTATAACTCGAAACAGAATGGGGTTCCTATTGGTCCTAAAGATAAATATATCTTTGGCACGGTAACTATAGGTGAACGAGGACAGATTGTATTGCCAAAAAAGGCGCGGGATACGCTGCATCTTAAATCTGGTGATACTCTGGTTGTTTTGGGGGATGGCAATCCGGCAACTGCCGGAATTGCATTGATAAGCAGTAATACTTTTCTGCGGATGACCGGGAATACGATTAGTGCTATCTTTTCCAGTGAGGAGGATAAAATTTGA